The following coding sequences are from one Triticum dicoccoides isolate Atlit2015 ecotype Zavitan chromosome 4A, WEW_v2.0, whole genome shotgun sequence window:
- the LOC119287567 gene encoding intersectin-1-like: MLPCYAPWPKITQADVRKYMTVFIKVDRDGDGKITGEEARNLFLSWWLPREIIRKVWDLSDQDKDGMLSFKEFCFAVYLMERFREQRPLPDVLPDGIWAEGISLPSTGQFAENPSGLAPHPSAGVTSRAMQGPHPGMPPSSVKRQHRRPLHFDDDTTQTEPQKPKVPALEKHLVGQHSKEEGNALEAKFKEASDADKKVQELEKEILDSWDKTDYHRTKMQELILYKSRCDNRFNEVSESMSADKREVSINRESKSRPVDMQEFQSITNNHCCTSQPVREVSISSSPSSSRMIGISKIQVIVYIGNFSPFPMQFEDNSTIEHIVCAAFQKKISANLMQLSE; the protein is encoded by the exons ATGTTACCCTGCTAT GCCCCATGGCCCAAGATCACTCAAGCAGATGTCAGGAAATATATGACTGTGTTTATTAAGGTAGACAGAGATGGAGATGGGAAGATTACTGGTGAAGAGGCAAGGAATTTGTTTTTAAGTTGGTGGTTGCCAAGAG AGATCATAAGGAAGGTGTGGGATTTATCCGACCAGGATAAGGATGGGATGCTGTCCTTCAAGGAATTTTGTTTTGCTGTGTACTTAATGGAGAGGTTCCGAGAGCAGCGACCACTTCCTGATGTATTACCAGATGGTATTTGGGCGGAGGGAATTTCGCTACCCTCTACTGGCCAGTTTGCAGAAAACCCTAGTGGCCTGGCTCCCCATCCAAGTGCTG GGGTTACAAGTAGAGCAATGCAAGGACCACATCCTGGAATGCCTCCTTCATCTGTGAAGCGACAACATCGAAGGCCTCTTCATTTTGATGATGATACTACGCAAACTGAACCACAAAAACCTAAGGTCCCAGCATTGGAGAAACATTTGGTTGGCCAGCATAGCAAAGAGGAAGGAAATGCACTTGAAGCGAAGTTCAAGGAAGCTTCAGATGCCGATAAAAAG GTTCAAGAGTTGGAAAAGGAAATACTGGATTCCTGGGATAAGACTGATTACCATCGCACCAAGATGCAGGAGCTT ATTCTCTACAAGAGTAGGTGTGATAACAGGTTTAATGAAGTCTCAGAAAGTATGTCTGCTGATAAGCGTGAG GTTTCTATTAACAGAGAATCAAAATCAAGGCCTGTAGACATGCAAGAGTTTCAGTCCATTACCAACAATCATTGCTGCAC CAGCCAGCCTGTTAGAGAGGTGTCAATATCGTCATCACCATCCTCTAGCAGGATGATTGGGATCTCAAAAATTCAG GTTATTGTATATATTGGCAACTTTAGCCCATTCCCGATGCAATTTGAAGACAATTCTACAATTGAGCACATTGTGTGTGCagcttttcaaaaaaaaatatcaGCAAATTTGATGCAATTATCCGAGTGA